The following proteins are encoded in a genomic region of Candidatus Marinarcus aquaticus:
- a CDS encoding response regulator transcription factor — protein MTLRCNLEKNTILIVEDEEDILELLEYTLQKEGYDTIGFTKVNQALEDIFEEESIDLVLMDRNLPGIDGTSFIKNIKQQGINVPVIYVTAKDKEEDILNGFDAHADDYITKPFNLKELCARVKAILKRTKKSVEILKVKDIVYKKSNKKFYIDEKEIELTHLEHDLFLEFIKNKDILLSREHLLEAVWEDSFDKKLKTVNVAVKRLKAKIDPKGKKEYIKSIRGEGYIFC, from the coding sequence ATGACCCTAAGGTGCAACTTGGAAAAGAATACGATACTGATAGTTGAAGATGAAGAAGATATTTTAGAACTGTTGGAGTATACCCTTCAAAAAGAGGGGTATGACACCATCGGTTTTACAAAAGTCAATCAAGCTTTGGAAGATATTTTCGAAGAAGAGAGCATCGACTTGGTGCTTATGGACAGAAACCTTCCGGGCATTGATGGTACCTCATTTATAAAAAATATCAAACAACAAGGCATCAATGTGCCAGTGATTTACGTCACTGCCAAAGATAAAGAAGAGGACATCTTAAATGGTTTTGATGCTCATGCAGATGACTATATCACAAAACCTTTTAACTTAAAAGAGTTATGTGCACGCGTTAAAGCGATACTAAAACGTACTAAAAAAAGTGTTGAGATTTTAAAAGTCAAAGACATTGTCTATAAAAAATCCAATAAAAAATTTTATATCGATGAAAAAGAGATAGAACTCACGCACTTAGAGCATGATCTGTTCTTAGAGTTCATTAAAAACAAAGACATTCTGCTTTCAAGAGAACACCTTTTAGAAGCCGTTTGGGAAGACTCATTTGATAAAAAACTCAAAACAGTCAATGTAGCCGTGAAACGTCTTAAAGCTAAAATTGACCCTAAAGGGAAAAAAGAGTACATCAAATCAATTCGTGGTGAAGGGTACATCTTTTGCTAA